AGATCTCCAACTACGGCTACTACGACTACGGCGCCCCCACGCTCAAGGAGGCCCTCGCACTGTCCTCCAACACCGTGTTCGCCCAGGTGGGCAGCGAGGTGGGAGCGAGCACGCTCGTGCGCTACGCCGATGCCTTTGGCTACGGGCAGGCTCTGGGACAGGACTTCTCGTGCGTAACCTCGCTCATGCCCGACCCCGCCGAGATGACCGAGTGGGAAACCGCCTGGGCGGCCTGCGGCCAGCCCGTGGGCCAACACGCAAGCCCCGCCGGCCCGCAGACCACCATCATGCAGAACGCCGTGGTCGCCCAGACGATCGCCAACGGCGGAGTCACCATGAACCCCTACGTCGTGGACCACATCCTCTCTCCTGAGGGGACCACCACCTCCACCACCACGGCGCGCTCTCTCGGACAGGCCATCTCGGCCGACACCGCCTCCCAGCTCAAGGAGGCCATGCTCGGAGTCGTCGACCACGGGACCGGCCAGCGCGCCCAGATCACGGGCACGCAGGTCGCCGGCAAGACCGGAACCGCCCAGGTCGAGAACGGCAACATCAACTCGTTCTTCATCGGCTTCGCGCCGTATGACAACCCGACGCTGGTCATCTCGGTCTGCGTCGAGGGACAGGGAGAAGACGTCGAGGGCTTTGCGGCCTCTTTGGCCGGACAGGTGCTCGCCTCCTCGCTCAACGTCCAGTCATCCGGCTCCGACACCTGATGGAGGCAGACGATCAAGACAAAACGAAGCAGAAACGCAGCAAAAACGTAGCAGGGCATCGCGGCGATGGTGCCTCAGAAAAAGGAACGCGGGCAAGCCGCGAGTGTGATAAGGAGAGATCGTATGCCAGGGATGGTTCTCGGCGGGCGCTACCAGGTCCAGGACAAGATTGGTACAGGAGGCATGGCCACGGTCTTCCGCGGCCATGACGAGGTGCTCGGCCGCACCGTCGCCGTCAAGACGATGCTGCCCCAGTATGCGACCGACCCCTCCTTCGCGGCGCGCTTCAAGCAGGAGGCGCAGGCCGCGGCGGCACTGCAGAGCCCCTATATTGTCTCGGTCTACGACTGGGGCAAGGACGCGGACACCTACTACATCGTCATGGAGTACCTGCGGGGCACCGACCTCAAGAGCGGCATCCGCAAGCACGGCGCCCTTGACTGCAAGAAGGTCGCCCAGATCGGCTCGCAAATCGCGCAGGCCCTCTCCGTGGCCCACAAGCACGACATCATCCACCGCGACATCAAGCCGCAGAACATCATGGTGCAGCCCGACGGCAACATCAAGGTGATGGACTTTGGCATCGCGCGCGCCAAGAACAGCCACCTCACCACCGACAACTCCGTCCTGGGCACTGCCCACTACGTCTCCCCCGAGCAGACTCAGGGCAAGGAGCTCGGCCCCACGACCGACCTCTACTCGCTGGGTATCGTGATGTACGAGGCCTCGACCGGGCAGGTCCCCTTCCAGGGCGACGATGCCATAACCGTAGCGCTCAAGCAGGTCAACGAGCAGCCCAAGCCGCCCAGCCAGCTCAATCCCGCCGTTGACCCCTCGCTCGAGTCGATCATCCTCAAGTGCATGCAGAAGGACCCCGCGGCGCGCTTCCAGACGGCCGACGAGCTCTACCGGACCCTGCGCGACTACCTTGCGGGCCGGATGCAGTCCGTCAACAGCGCGACGGCCCTGCTTCCCGCCGCAGCCACGACCGCGCTCGATCGCACCGGGGCCACCGGGGCCACGAACGCCCTTCCCGCCGTGGACCGCACGGGCAGATTCCGCCCGCAGAGCGCAACCGAGCAGGCCGCCGATCAGGAGGCCGAGAGGGCCCACAAGAAGAAGCGCAACATCATCCTGGGCGTCGTGGGGGCCCTTGCGCTCATCGCCGTGATCATCTTCGCCGTCACCTCGATGCTAGGCTCCTCCACGACGGCAAAGGCCGTCCCCAACCTTCTGGGCTACACCCAAGACGAGGCCGTTCAGAAGATCGAGGAGGAGGGCTTCGAGGTGGGGTCGGTCAACTCCAAGTACGACTCCTCGGTCGCGGAGGGCAAGGTCTGCGACCAGGACCCCGCCGCCAACCTCCAGATGCCCGAGGGCTCCACGGTAAACATCTGGGTCTCGAAGGGGGCCGAGCCGGCGGAGGAGGTCGAGGTTCCTGACCTCACGAACAAGTCCGCCGCCGATGCGGAGAGCGCCCTGGAGGCCGTGGGGCTCGTGGGCAAGGTTGGCTCCGAGGAGGAGAGCGACGACGTGGGCGCAGGCAAGGTGAGCTCACAGGATCCCAAGGCCGGAACGACCGCCAAGGCCGGAGACACCGTCACATTCCACCTCTCGACCGGTCCCTCGCAGGTCGTCGTGACCAACGTGGTGGGTGACGACGAGAGCACCGCCACCTCGCGACTCAAGCAGGCGGGCTTCAAGGTGAGCGTGCAGAGCGTGAGCTCGAGCAGTGTGTCCAAGGGCACCGTCGTCTCCACGGACCCCGGCGTCAACACGTCCGCCGACAAGGGTGCCACCATCACCCTCTACGTCTCGAGCGGGCCGGAGAGCGTCTCGATTACCGACGTCACGGGTTGGAGCTACGCGGACGCCAAGGCGGAGCTCGAGGGCGCAGGCTTCACGGTCAAGCTCGCAAGCGGGAGCAGCGCCGAGGGCATCGTCACGAAGCAGTCCGCCACCGGGTCGGCAACGGCGGGCACCACGATCACCCTTACCACGCAGGCTGCCTCCACCGATGGAACAGGGGCCGACAAGAACCCGACGAACGGCGGCGGGAGCGACGCGGGCAGCGGCACAAACGGCACTAGTAACAGCACGAGCGCCAACAGTAGCAACGGCTAGCCCGTTCCCATGGAGCGCCCTGCGAATGTCGTGCTGCTCTTTGCCGCAACGGCAGAGCGCCGCCGCGAGCTAAGAAGCGCGCTCGAGCGAGAAGCCCATCGGTGCCGGGAAGTCGGCAACCTGAGGGAGCTGGCCGACGCCTTGGGTCAAGGGCCCGATGACGTCGCGGCCGCTCTTGTTGACCTCTCGGATGCTTCCGGGAGCGGCTATGCCGCCCTCAAGGCGCTGAACACAAACGCTACGGGGAGAAGGATCCCCGCCGTAGCGCTTCTGGGCATCGGCGGCGGGAGGGCCCAGGGCAAGGCCCTCTCACTCGGAGCCCTTTCATGCGTCCAAGGTCCCTGCGATCCCAGGTCACTGCTTCATGCCCTCGACAACGTCATCCGTCTGTGTGGGGCACAGGCGCCCACCAAGGAGACGCAAGCAGGCTCAGCGGTGTCTCTCTCCAGCCGGGAGGAGTTTCTCGACCGGGCAACGCGAATGATCTCCGGTCACGAGCCAGGTCACTATGTGCTCTCCTATCTAAACATCCTCCGCTTCACCGCCCTGAACAAGCGCTACGGTGAGCGGCGGGGCGACGAGGTGCTTGCGCATGTGGCACGCAGCCTCGCGAGCTTTGCCGGGCCCCTCGACGCGGTCGGCTGCCACTATGTCTCCGATCGCTTCGTTTTGCTCTACCCCAGGGAATGCCTGGACTCGAAAGGGCCGGATCTGTGCCGCGCGCAGGCAGAGAATCCACCCGGCCTGAGCCGAGGCATCAAGATCAACGTGGGTCGATGCGTCGCAGACGACCCGTCTGTCTCCGTCAGAAGCCTTGTGAGCAGGGCCGCTCTCGCAGAGGAGTCCATTCGGTCCAGATATGACGCCTACGTCGCGACCTTTGACGAGTCGATGCGCAGCCGCTTGCTGTTCGAGCAGGAAATCGCATCCGAGATGTTCAGCGCCCTGCACGAGGGACAGTTCGAGATGTGGCTCCAGCCACAGTATGACCACGCGACGGGAGTTCCCATCGGGGCCGAGGCGCTCGTTCGCTGGCATCGTCCCAAGAGTGCCCGGCTCGTGCTGGTTGAGGGCATCATTGATGACCAATCGGCACTGTGGGGCCTTTCGAATTCGGACGCGATCATCAAGGACATCATTAACTCACAGCTCCCTGAAGGACCATTCTCTCGCCTTCATGCTGAGCGTATCT
This is a stretch of genomic DNA from Thermophilibacter immobilis. It encodes these proteins:
- the pknB gene encoding Stk1 family PASTA domain-containing Ser/Thr kinase; its protein translation is MPGMVLGGRYQVQDKIGTGGMATVFRGHDEVLGRTVAVKTMLPQYATDPSFAARFKQEAQAAAALQSPYIVSVYDWGKDADTYYIVMEYLRGTDLKSGIRKHGALDCKKVAQIGSQIAQALSVAHKHDIIHRDIKPQNIMVQPDGNIKVMDFGIARAKNSHLTTDNSVLGTAHYVSPEQTQGKELGPTTDLYSLGIVMYEASTGQVPFQGDDAITVALKQVNEQPKPPSQLNPAVDPSLESIILKCMQKDPAARFQTADELYRTLRDYLAGRMQSVNSATALLPAAATTALDRTGATGATNALPAVDRTGRFRPQSATEQAADQEAERAHKKKRNIILGVVGALALIAVIIFAVTSMLGSSTTAKAVPNLLGYTQDEAVQKIEEEGFEVGSVNSKYDSSVAEGKVCDQDPAANLQMPEGSTVNIWVSKGAEPAEEVEVPDLTNKSAADAESALEAVGLVGKVGSEEESDDVGAGKVSSQDPKAGTTAKAGDTVTFHLSTGPSQVVVTNVVGDDESTATSRLKQAGFKVSVQSVSSSSVSKGTVVSTDPGVNTSADKGATITLYVSSGPESVSITDVTGWSYADAKAELEGAGFTVKLASGSSAEGIVTKQSATGSATAGTTITLTTQAASTDGTGADKNPTNGGGSDAGSGTNGTSNSTSANSSNG
- a CDS encoding diguanylate cyclase domain-containing protein; amino-acid sequence: MLLFAATAERRRELRSALEREAHRCREVGNLRELADALGQGPDDVAAALVDLSDASGSGYAALKALNTNATGRRIPAVALLGIGGGRAQGKALSLGALSCVQGPCDPRSLLHALDNVIRLCGAQAPTKETQAGSAVSLSSREEFLDRATRMISGHEPGHYVLSYLNILRFTALNKRYGERRGDEVLAHVARSLASFAGPLDAVGCHYVSDRFVLLYPRECLDSKGPDLCRAQAENPPGLSRGIKINVGRCVADDPSVSVRSLVSRAALAEESIRSRYDAYVATFDESMRSRLLFEQEIASEMFSALHEGQFEMWLQPQYDHATGVPIGAEALVRWHRPKSARLVLVEGIIDDQSALWGLSNSDAIIKDIINSQLPEGPFSRLHAERIYTGEATLLGDLADVLRWNVTGSVGDVREEGYRALLEFGLVLVRRKGLSMALDTRHCDSHHFRVRFGNVVDFLDHTLAERGGPVKNYELYRKVTFGRDLLVEADPGRFTSAPAQSYIQYAVEDFDTIGLRNDTCAYLADAFSILNDTAIRIAGNPYARIAPDSAELRDEWVRTLTKVTQGWGAP